The following are encoded in a window of Streptomyces sp. SAT1 genomic DNA:
- the cysC gene encoding adenylyl-sulfate kinase, whose protein sequence is MTTGATVWLTGLPSAGKTTIAHELATRLREEGHRVEVLDGDEIREFLSAGLGFGRADRHTNVQRIGFVAELLARNGVLALVPVIAPYTESRDAVRTRHVKNGTAYVEVHVATPVEVCSVRDVKGLYAKQAAGELTGLTGVDDPYEEPVSPDLRIESQHQSVQESAASVYALLSERGLA, encoded by the coding sequence GTGACGACCGGAGCCACCGTCTGGCTCACGGGTCTGCCGAGTGCCGGCAAGACCACCATCGCGCACGAGCTGGCCACCCGGCTCCGCGAGGAGGGCCACCGCGTCGAGGTCCTCGACGGCGACGAGATCCGCGAGTTCCTCTCCGCGGGCCTCGGCTTCGGCCGCGCGGACCGGCACACCAACGTGCAGCGCATCGGCTTCGTCGCCGAACTGCTCGCCCGCAACGGCGTCCTCGCGCTGGTCCCGGTGATCGCGCCGTACACGGAGAGCCGGGACGCGGTGCGCACACGGCACGTGAAGAACGGCACGGCCTACGTCGAGGTCCATGTGGCGACCCCGGTCGAGGTGTGCTCCGTACGCGATGTGAAGGGCCTGTACGCCAAGCAGGCGGCGGGCGAGCTGACCGGTCTGACGGGCGTCGACGACCCCTACGAGGAGCCGGTGTCGCCCGATCTGCGGATCGAGTCGCAGCACCAGAGCGTGCAGGAGTCCGCGGCATCGGTGTACGCGCTGCTCAGCGAAAGGGGACTGGCATGA
- a CDS encoding phosphoadenylyl-sulfate reductase, giving the protein MTAVQDECTDEELKELAERAGRELEDASAPEILRWAADTFGERFCVTSSMEDAVVAHLASRAMPGVDVVFLDTGYHFPETIGTRDAVEAVMDVRVITLTPRQTVAEQDAEYGPRLHDRDPDLCCALRKVGPLQEGLAGYRAWATGLRRDESPTRAHTPVVGWDEKRRKVKISPIARWTQDDVDAYVTEHGVLTNPLLMDGYGSVGCAPCTRRLLAGEDARAGRWAGRAKTECGLHG; this is encoded by the coding sequence ATGACGGCCGTTCAGGACGAGTGCACGGACGAGGAGTTGAAGGAGCTGGCCGAGCGGGCGGGCCGCGAGCTGGAGGACGCCTCCGCGCCGGAGATCCTCCGGTGGGCCGCCGACACCTTCGGCGAGCGGTTCTGCGTGACCTCCTCCATGGAGGACGCGGTCGTCGCCCACCTCGCCTCCCGGGCCATGCCCGGCGTGGACGTGGTGTTCCTCGACACCGGCTACCACTTCCCGGAGACCATCGGCACCCGCGACGCGGTCGAGGCCGTGATGGACGTGCGCGTCATCACCCTCACCCCGCGCCAGACGGTCGCCGAGCAGGACGCCGAGTACGGTCCGAGGCTGCACGACCGCGACCCCGACCTGTGCTGCGCGCTGCGCAAGGTGGGCCCGCTCCAGGAGGGCCTGGCGGGCTACCGGGCGTGGGCGACCGGGCTGCGCCGCGACGAGTCCCCGACCCGGGCGCACACCCCCGTGGTCGGCTGGGACGAGAAGCGGCGCAAGGTCAAGATCTCCCCGATCGCCCGCTGGACCCAGGACGACGTGGACGCCTACGTCACCGAGCACGGCGTGCTCACCAACCCGCTGCTGATGGACGGCTACGGCTCCGTCGGCTGCGCACCCTGCACCCGGCGGCTGCTGGCGGGCGAGGACGCGCGCGCCGGCCGCTGGGCGGGCCGCGCCAAGACCGAGTGCGGACTGCACGGCTGA
- a CDS encoding acyl-CoA dehydrogenase family protein encodes MAASTHSVTNQVPPLVGYDLFAADRALSEAVGRHVAPGLLDEVRAELSALGRAAGSAQVQEWGAQANENPPRLRTHDRYGRRIDEVDFHPAWHRLLGKGVSAGLTAAWTRPAGQVRRAAAFLVWTQAEAGNCCPLSMTHAAVPALRADPALAAEWEPRLTSMVYDRGLRPAVQKAGALFGMAMTEKQGGSDVRAGTTRARPLAEDGTYELRGHKWFCSAPMSDGFLVLAQAPGGLTCFLVPRVLADGTRNVFLVQRLKDKLGNRSNASAEVEFDGTWARRVGEEGRGVSVIIEMVAATRLDCALGSAGLMRQAVAQAVHHCAYREAFGGPLAGRPLMRNVLADLALESEAATVLALRLAAARDDDGEQERALLRIAVPVAKYWVTKRCAPVVVEAAECLGGNGYVEESGLPRLVRESPLNSVWEGAGNVQALDVLRALRREPRAFDAFLREVGLARGADHRLDAAVKDLLTELADLDGIEARARRVVERMALVLQGALLVRYAPPEVADVFCASRLGGDHGTALGTLPHTLDLAALVERARPVV; translated from the coding sequence ATGGCAGCCAGCACTCATTCCGTGACCAACCAGGTGCCGCCGCTGGTCGGCTACGACCTCTTCGCCGCCGACCGGGCCCTGTCCGAGGCGGTCGGGCGGCATGTCGCCCCCGGTCTGCTCGACGAGGTGCGCGCCGAGCTGTCGGCGCTCGGCCGGGCCGCGGGCTCGGCCCAGGTCCAGGAGTGGGGCGCGCAGGCGAACGAGAACCCGCCCCGGCTGCGCACCCACGACCGCTACGGCCGGCGGATCGACGAGGTGGACTTCCACCCGGCCTGGCACCGGCTGCTCGGCAAGGGCGTCTCGGCCGGTCTGACGGCCGCCTGGACCCGGCCCGCCGGGCAGGTGCGGCGGGCGGCGGCCTTCCTGGTGTGGACGCAGGCCGAGGCGGGCAACTGCTGCCCGCTGTCGATGACCCACGCGGCGGTGCCCGCGCTGCGCGCCGACCCCGCGCTGGCCGCCGAGTGGGAGCCGCGGCTGACGTCCATGGTGTACGACCGCGGGCTGCGTCCGGCCGTGCAGAAGGCCGGCGCCCTGTTCGGGATGGCCATGACGGAGAAGCAGGGCGGCAGCGATGTGCGCGCCGGTACGACGCGGGCCCGGCCGCTGGCCGAGGACGGCACCTACGAGCTGCGCGGGCACAAGTGGTTCTGCTCGGCGCCGATGTCGGACGGCTTCCTGGTGCTCGCACAGGCTCCCGGCGGGCTGACCTGCTTCCTCGTGCCCCGGGTGCTGGCGGACGGCACGCGCAACGTGTTCCTGGTCCAGCGGCTGAAGGACAAGCTGGGCAACCGGTCCAACGCCTCCGCCGAGGTCGAGTTCGACGGGACGTGGGCGCGCCGGGTCGGCGAGGAGGGGCGCGGGGTGTCCGTGATCATCGAGATGGTGGCGGCGACCCGGCTGGACTGCGCGCTCGGCTCGGCGGGACTGATGCGGCAGGCGGTGGCGCAGGCGGTGCACCACTGCGCGTACCGGGAGGCGTTCGGCGGGCCGCTCGCCGGCCGGCCGCTGATGCGCAACGTACTGGCCGACCTGGCGCTGGAGTCGGAGGCGGCCACCGTGCTGGCCCTGCGGCTCGCGGCGGCCCGGGACGACGACGGCGAGCAGGAGCGGGCGCTGCTGCGGATCGCGGTGCCGGTGGCCAAGTACTGGGTGACCAAGCGGTGCGCGCCGGTCGTGGTGGAGGCCGCGGAGTGCCTGGGCGGCAACGGGTACGTGGAGGAGTCCGGACTGCCCAGGCTGGTGCGGGAGTCGCCGCTGAACTCGGTCTGGGAGGGCGCGGGCAATGTGCAGGCGCTGGACGTGCTGCGGGCGCTGCGGCGCGAGCCGCGGGCGTTCGACGCCTTTCTGCGCGAGGTGGGTCTGGCGCGCGGCGCCGACCACCGGCTCGACGCCGCCGTCAAGGACCTGCTCACCGAACTGGCCGACCTGGACGGCATCGAGGCGCGCGCCCGGCGGGTGGTGGAGCGGATGGCGCTGGTCCTCCAGGGCGCGCTGCTCGTCCGGTACGCACCGCCCGAGGTCGCCGACGTGTTCTGCGCCTCCCGCCTCGGCGGCGACCACGGCACGGCGCTGGGCACCCTCCCGCACACGCTGGACCTGGCCGCGCTCGTGGAACGCGCCCGCCCGGTGGTCTGA
- a CDS encoding ABC transporter ATP-binding protein has product MATTTLAKAPEAVEHAARLEHVSKSFAAPRGQQLVLDDISLDVAPGEFVTLLGASGCGKSTLLNLVAGLDRPSAGSITTDGRPALMFQEHALFPWLTAGKNIELALRLRGVPKQDRRGRAEELLALVRLSGAYGKRVHELSGGMRQRVALARALAQESNLLLMDEPFAALDAITRDVLHDELTRIWQETGVSVLFVTHNVREAVRLAQRVVLLSSRPGRVARQWTVDIPQPRRIEDAPVAELSLEITEVLRGEIRRHGQH; this is encoded by the coding sequence ATGGCCACGACCACTCTCGCCAAGGCCCCCGAGGCCGTCGAACACGCGGCACGCCTCGAGCATGTCTCGAAGTCCTTCGCGGCTCCGCGCGGGCAGCAGCTCGTGCTGGACGACATCAGTCTCGATGTCGCCCCGGGTGAGTTCGTCACCCTCCTGGGGGCCTCGGGGTGCGGCAAGTCCACCCTGCTGAACCTGGTGGCGGGTCTGGACCGGCCCAGCGCCGGGTCCATCACCACGGACGGGCGGCCCGCGCTGATGTTCCAGGAGCACGCCCTGTTCCCGTGGCTGACCGCGGGCAAGAACATCGAACTGGCCCTGCGGCTGCGGGGCGTGCCCAAGCAGGACCGGCGCGGCCGCGCCGAGGAACTGCTCGCGCTGGTCCGGCTCTCGGGCGCGTACGGCAAGCGGGTGCACGAGCTGTCGGGCGGGATGCGGCAGCGGGTGGCGCTGGCCCGCGCGCTCGCCCAGGAGAGCAACCTGCTGCTGATGGACGAGCCGTTCGCCGCGCTCGACGCCATCACCCGGGACGTCCTGCACGACGAACTGACCCGGATCTGGCAGGAGACCGGCGTCTCGGTGCTGTTCGTGACGCACAACGTGCGCGAGGCGGTGCGGCTCGCGCAGCGCGTGGTGCTGCTGTCCTCGCGGCCGGGGCGGGTGGCCCGCCAGTGGACGGTGGACATCCCGCAGCCGCGCCGCATCGAGGACGCGCCCGTGGCGGAACTGTCCCTGGAGATCACCGAAGTACTGCGTGGGGAGATCCGCCGCCATGGCCAGCACTGA
- a CDS encoding aliphatic sulfonate ABC transporter substrate-binding protein, whose product MPVNRSTTLRRGLAVATALPLLALAACSYGSKAADDPADQKIAAGAQKTDGLDSVKIGYFGNVTHATALVGVQKGFFQKALGATKAKYQVFNAGPSEIEALNSGSVDIGWIGPSPAINGYTKSDGKSLRIVGGSASGGVKLVVNPDKIKSVADVKGKKIATPQLGNTQDVALLNWIAEQGWKVDAQSGKGDVSVVRTDNKVTPDAYKAGSLDGAWVPEPTASKLVAEGAKVLLDESALWPDKKFVITNIIVSQKFLKAHPKAVEAVLKASVDTNKWINANPDEAKAAANKQLAADSGKALPTDILDPAWQSIKITDDPLAATLESQAQHAVKAGLLKQPELNGIYDLTLLNKVLKAEGEPTVSDADLGVKQHS is encoded by the coding sequence GTGCCTGTCAACCGCTCGACCACCTTGCGCCGCGGCCTCGCCGTGGCCACCGCGCTTCCGCTGCTCGCCCTGGCTGCCTGCAGCTACGGCTCCAAGGCCGCGGACGACCCCGCCGACCAGAAGATCGCGGCGGGCGCCCAGAAGACCGACGGCCTGGACTCCGTCAAGATCGGCTACTTCGGCAACGTGACCCACGCGACCGCCCTGGTGGGGGTGCAGAAGGGCTTCTTCCAGAAGGCGCTGGGCGCCACCAAGGCCAAGTACCAGGTCTTCAACGCCGGTCCGTCCGAGATCGAGGCGCTGAACTCCGGTTCCGTCGACATCGGCTGGATCGGCCCCTCCCCCGCGATCAACGGCTACACCAAGTCGGACGGCAAGAGCCTGCGCATCGTCGGCGGTTCGGCCTCCGGCGGCGTCAAGCTGGTGGTGAACCCCGACAAGATCAAGTCCGTCGCGGACGTCAAGGGCAAGAAGATCGCCACCCCGCAGCTGGGCAACACCCAGGACGTGGCGCTGCTCAACTGGATCGCCGAGCAGGGCTGGAAGGTCGACGCGCAGAGCGGCAAGGGCGACGTGTCGGTGGTCCGCACCGACAACAAGGTCACCCCGGACGCCTACAAGGCCGGTTCCCTGGACGGCGCCTGGGTGCCGGAGCCGACCGCCTCCAAGCTGGTCGCCGAGGGCGCCAAGGTGCTGCTGGACGAGTCCGCGCTGTGGCCGGACAAGAAGTTCGTGATCACGAACATCATCGTGTCGCAGAAGTTCCTGAAGGCGCACCCCAAGGCCGTCGAGGCGGTCCTGAAGGCGTCCGTCGACACCAACAAGTGGATCAACGCCAACCCGGACGAGGCGAAGGCGGCGGCCAACAAGCAGCTCGCGGCCGACTCCGGCAAGGCACTGCCCACCGACATCCTCGACCCGGCGTGGCAGTCCATCAAGATCACCGATGATCCGCTGGCCGCCACCCTGGAGAGCCAGGCGCAGCACGCCGTGAAGGCCGGCCTGCTCAAGCAGCCCGAGCTGAACGGCATCTACGACCTCACCCTCCTGAACAAGGTGCTCAAGGCCGAGGGCGAGCCCACCGTCAGCGACGCCGATCTCGGCGTCAAGCAGCACTCCTAG
- a CDS encoding nitrite/sulfite reductase — MAAAASQNSVAPRRKVSRHRGEGQWAAGHLTPLNGNEQLKKDDDGLNVRTRIETIYSKRGFHAIDPNDLRGRFRWWGLYTQRRPGIDGGRTGLLEPEELEDEYFMMRVRITGGRLTTEQLRAIGEVAETYARGTADITDRQNIQFHWVRIEDVPAIWERLEAVGLSTTEACGDCPRGMLGSPVAGVAEDEIIDGTAALDEIVRRYIGDPRFSNLPRKFKTAVSGSPLLDVAHEINDISFVGVVHPEHGPGFDLWVGGGLSTNPRFGVRLGAWVPEAEVPDVWEGVTSIFRDYGYRRLRNRARLKFLIADWGAEKFRQVLEDEYLGRKLIDGPAPEMPARQWRDHIGVHRQKDGRFYVGFAPRVGRMDGSLLTKVAALAEEHGSGRVSTTVEQKMIVLDVPQDRVDSLVDGLEALDLRVSPSPFRRGTMACTGIEFCKLAIVETKERGSDLIDELERRLPDFDEPVTINLNGCPNACARIQTADIGLKGQLVTDAEGNQVGGYQVHLGGALGLEPSFGRKVRGLKVTSAELPDYIERVLKRFQAERADGERFAAWAARASEEALS, encoded by the coding sequence ATGGCCGCCGCCGCTTCACAGAACTCCGTCGCGCCCCGCCGCAAGGTGAGCCGCCACCGTGGCGAGGGCCAGTGGGCCGCGGGGCACCTGACCCCGCTCAACGGCAACGAGCAGCTCAAGAAGGACGACGACGGTCTCAATGTGCGGACACGCATTGAGACGATCTACTCCAAGCGCGGATTCCACGCCATCGACCCCAACGACCTGCGGGGACGCTTCCGTTGGTGGGGTCTGTACACCCAGCGCCGCCCCGGGATCGACGGCGGGCGCACCGGCCTCCTGGAGCCCGAGGAGCTGGAGGACGAGTACTTCATGATGCGCGTCCGCATCACGGGCGGACGGCTCACCACCGAGCAGCTGCGGGCCATCGGCGAGGTCGCCGAGACCTACGCGCGGGGCACCGCGGACATCACCGACCGGCAGAACATCCAGTTCCACTGGGTGCGCATCGAGGACGTGCCCGCCATCTGGGAGCGCCTGGAGGCGGTCGGGCTGTCCACCACCGAGGCGTGCGGCGACTGCCCGCGCGGCATGCTCGGCTCCCCGGTCGCGGGTGTCGCCGAGGACGAGATCATCGACGGCACGGCGGCCCTGGACGAGATCGTCCGCCGCTACATCGGCGACCCGCGCTTCTCCAACCTGCCGCGCAAGTTCAAGACGGCCGTCTCCGGCTCGCCGCTCCTCGACGTGGCGCACGAGATCAACGACATCTCCTTCGTCGGCGTGGTCCACCCCGAGCACGGCCCCGGCTTCGACCTGTGGGTCGGCGGCGGCCTGTCCACCAACCCCCGGTTCGGGGTGCGGCTGGGCGCCTGGGTGCCCGAGGCCGAGGTGCCCGACGTCTGGGAGGGCGTCACCTCGATCTTCCGCGACTACGGCTACCGGCGGCTGCGCAACCGGGCCCGGCTGAAGTTCCTGATCGCCGACTGGGGCGCGGAGAAGTTCCGCCAGGTGCTGGAGGACGAGTACCTCGGGCGCAAGCTGATCGACGGGCCCGCGCCCGAGATGCCCGCCCGGCAGTGGCGCGACCACATCGGCGTGCACCGCCAGAAGGACGGCCGCTTCTACGTCGGTTTCGCCCCGCGCGTGGGCCGGATGGACGGCTCGCTGCTCACCAAGGTCGCCGCGCTGGCCGAGGAGCACGGCTCCGGGCGGGTCTCCACCACCGTCGAGCAGAAGATGATCGTCCTGGATGTGCCCCAGGACCGGGTCGACTCGCTGGTCGACGGTCTTGAGGCGCTGGACCTGCGGGTCAGCCCCTCCCCCTTCCGGCGCGGCACCATGGCCTGCACGGGCATCGAGTTCTGCAAGCTCGCCATCGTGGAGACCAAGGAGCGCGGCAGCGACCTCATCGACGAACTGGAGCGCCGGCTGCCCGACTTCGACGAGCCGGTCACCATCAACCTCAACGGCTGCCCGAACGCCTGCGCCCGTATCCAGACCGCGGACATCGGTCTCAAGGGGCAGTTGGTCACCGACGCCGAGGGCAACCAGGTCGGCGGCTACCAGGTGCACCTGGGCGGCGCGCTCGGCCTCGAACCGTCCTTCGGCCGCAAGGTCCGCGGTCTGAAGGTGACCTCCGCCGAACTGCCCGACTACATCGAGCGGGTCCTCAAGCGCTTCCAGGCGGAGCGCGCGGACGGCGAGCGCTTCGCGGCCTGGGCGGCACGGGCCTCGGAAGAGGCCCTGTCGTGA
- a CDS encoding ABC transporter permease, which produces MASTETTPTRDAEPAGRDEGLGGVEAGLDALEDTPGGRTPLRKTFTDKILPPITAVVVVLLLWQGLITFHVVDDPTKLPSPADVGREFKDAWLQGTLLGFIWTSVSRGLLGFLFALAIGTPLGLVVARVKFVRAAIGPVLSGLQSLPSVAWVPPAVIWLGLNNSMMYAVILLGAVPSIANGLVSGIDQVPPLFLRAGRTMGATGLRGAWHIVLPAALPGYLAGLKQGWAFSWRSLMAAEIIASSPDLGIGLGALLENGRNASSMSLVFQAIVLILFVGIAIDLLIFSPLERWVLRSRGLFVKS; this is translated from the coding sequence ATGGCCAGCACTGAGACGACGCCGACGCGGGACGCCGAACCGGCCGGCCGGGACGAGGGCCTGGGCGGGGTCGAGGCCGGACTCGACGCGCTGGAGGACACCCCGGGCGGCCGTACCCCGCTGCGGAAGACCTTCACCGACAAGATCCTGCCGCCGATCACGGCGGTCGTGGTGGTCCTGCTGCTGTGGCAGGGGCTGATCACCTTCCATGTGGTCGACGACCCGACCAAGCTGCCCTCCCCCGCCGACGTGGGCCGCGAGTTCAAGGACGCCTGGCTCCAGGGCACCCTGCTCGGCTTCATCTGGACCTCCGTCTCGCGCGGTCTGCTGGGCTTCCTGTTCGCGCTGGCCATCGGCACCCCGCTGGGCCTGGTGGTGGCCCGGGTGAAGTTCGTGCGCGCGGCCATCGGACCGGTGCTGTCGGGGCTCCAGTCGCTGCCGTCGGTGGCGTGGGTGCCGCCCGCGGTGATCTGGCTGGGCCTGAACAACTCGATGATGTACGCGGTGATCCTGCTCGGCGCGGTGCCCTCCATCGCCAACGGCCTGGTGTCCGGCATCGACCAGGTGCCGCCGCTGTTCCTGCGGGCGGGCCGCACCATGGGCGCGACCGGGCTGCGGGGCGCGTGGCACATCGTGCTGCCGGCCGCGCTGCCCGGCTATCTGGCGGGGCTGAAGCAGGGCTGGGCCTTCTCCTGGCGCTCGCTGATGGCGGCGGAGATCATCGCCTCCTCGCCCGACCTGGGCATCGGTCTGGGCGCGCTGCTGGAGAACGGCCGCAACGCCAGCTCCATGTCGCTGGTCTTCCAGGCCATCGTCCTCATCCTGTTCGTCGGCATCGCCATCGACCTGCTGATCTTCAGTCCGCTGGAGCGGTGGGTGCTGCGCAGCCGCGGTCTCTTCGTGAAGAGCTGA
- a CDS encoding GNAT family N-acetyltransferase, with protein sequence MTNIAVTTWSLEQTAPTDLLPASAPEGDVRIVRAEVPSPEFNRFLYASVGGDIRWTDRLGWTYARWQEYLERPAVETWVAHDRGTPAGYIELEAQDDGVVEIVYFGLIPAFRGRRIGGHLLSYGTARAWDLADRWPGLAPTKRVWVHTCSEDGEHAMDNYQRRGFVLFDTKVEEEPALTAPGPWPGAFPA encoded by the coding sequence ATGACGAACATCGCCGTGACCACCTGGTCCCTGGAGCAGACCGCGCCGACCGACCTGCTGCCGGCCAGCGCGCCCGAGGGGGACGTCCGGATCGTCCGCGCCGAGGTGCCCTCCCCCGAGTTCAACCGCTTCCTGTACGCGTCGGTGGGCGGCGACATCCGCTGGACGGACCGGCTCGGCTGGACGTACGCGCGGTGGCAGGAGTACCTGGAGCGTCCGGCGGTCGAGACCTGGGTGGCGCACGACCGGGGCACACCGGCGGGCTACATCGAGCTGGAGGCGCAGGACGACGGGGTCGTGGAGATCGTCTACTTCGGCCTGATCCCCGCCTTCCGGGGCCGCCGGATCGGCGGGCACCTGCTGTCGTACGGCACCGCCCGCGCCTGGGACCTGGCGGACCGCTGGCCGGGGCTGGCGCCGACCAAGCGGGTGTGGGTGCACACATGCAGTGAGGACGGCGAGCACGCGATGGACAACTACCAGCGGCGCGGGTTCGTCCTGTTCGACACCAAGGTCGAGGAGGAGCCGGCGCTCACCGCTCCGGGCCCCTGGCCGGGCGCGTTCCCGGCCTGA
- the cysD gene encoding sulfate adenylyltransferase subunit CysD, with amino-acid sequence MTTTVTETEEGTAGPYALSHLDALESEAVHIFREVAGEFENPVILFSGGKDSILMLHLALKAFAPAPVPFALLHVDTGHNFPEVLAYRDRTVERYGLRLYVASVQDYIDRGVLRERADGTRNPLQTLPLTESIRTERFDAVFGGGRRDEEKARAKERVFSLRDEFSQWDPRRQRPELWNLYNGRHAPGEHVRVFPLSNWTELDVWQYIAREGIDLPAIYYAHEREVFERGGMWLTAGQWGGPREGERVEKRQVRYRTVGDMSCTGAVDSDATTIEKVITEIAASRLTERGATRADDKLSEAAMEDRKREGYF; translated from the coding sequence ATGACGACGACCGTCACCGAGACCGAGGAGGGCACGGCCGGGCCGTACGCCCTCTCGCATCTGGACGCGTTGGAGTCGGAGGCGGTGCACATCTTCCGTGAGGTGGCGGGGGAGTTCGAGAATCCGGTGATCCTGTTCTCCGGGGGCAAGGACTCGATCCTGATGCTGCATCTGGCGTTGAAGGCGTTCGCGCCGGCGCCGGTGCCGTTCGCGCTGCTGCATGTGGACACCGGTCACAACTTCCCCGAGGTGCTGGCCTACCGGGACCGCACGGTGGAGCGGTACGGGCTGCGGCTGTACGTGGCGTCGGTGCAGGACTACATCGACCGGGGCGTGCTCCGCGAACGCGCCGACGGCACGCGCAATCCGCTGCAGACGCTGCCGCTGACGGAGAGCATCCGCACCGAGCGGTTCGACGCGGTGTTCGGCGGGGGACGCCGCGACGAGGAGAAGGCACGGGCCAAGGAACGGGTGTTCTCGCTGCGCGACGAGTTCTCCCAGTGGGACCCGCGCCGCCAGCGCCCCGAGCTGTGGAACCTCTACAACGGGCGCCACGCACCGGGCGAGCACGTACGCGTCTTCCCGCTGTCGAACTGGACCGAGCTGGACGTGTGGCAGTACATCGCCCGCGAGGGCATCGACCTGCCCGCCATCTACTACGCGCACGAACGCGAGGTGTTCGAGCGGGGCGGGATGTGGCTGACCGCCGGACAGTGGGGCGGCCCGCGCGAGGGTGAGAGGGTGGAGAAACGCCAGGTCCGCTACCGCACGGTCGGCGACATGTCCTGCACCGGCGCCGTCGACTCCGACGCCACCACCATCGAGAAGGTCATCACCGAGATCGCCGCCTCCCGCCTGACCGAACGCGGCGCCACCCGCGCCGACGACAAGCTCTCCGAAGCCGCGATGGAAGACCGCAAACGCGAGGGGTACTTCTAG
- a CDS encoding sulfate adenylyltransferase subunit 1: MTTVTPEHLAATTLLRFATAGSVDDGKSTLVGRLLHDSKSVLTDQLEAVERASAGRGQDGPDLALLTDGLRAEREQGITIDVAYRYFATPRRRFILADTPGHVQYTRNMVTGASTAELTVILVDARNGVVEQTRRHAAIAALLRVPHVVLAVNKMDLVGYREPVFAAIAKEFTAYATELGVPEVTAVPISALAGDNVVEPSAVMDWYGGPTVLEHLETVPVSHDLAHCHARLPVQYVIRPQTAEHPDYRGYAGQIAAGSFRVGEEVTVLPSGRTSRISGIDLLGEPVEAAWTTQSVTVLLEDDIDVSRGDLIVPSQDAPATTQDVEATVCHVADAPLTVGHRVLLKHGTRTVKAIVKDIPSRLTLDDLSLHPHPGQLAANDIGRVKIRTAEPLPVDSYADSRRTGSFILIDPADGTTLTAGMVGESFAAPDPVKDAADEGGWDF; the protein is encoded by the coding sequence ATGACCACCGTGACACCCGAACACCTCGCGGCCACCACCCTGCTGCGCTTCGCCACCGCCGGATCCGTCGACGACGGCAAGTCCACCCTCGTCGGCCGCCTCCTGCACGACTCCAAGTCCGTCCTCACCGACCAGCTCGAAGCCGTCGAACGCGCCTCCGCCGGCCGCGGCCAGGACGGACCCGACCTGGCCCTGCTCACCGACGGCCTGCGCGCCGAGCGCGAGCAGGGCATCACCATCGACGTCGCCTACCGCTACTTCGCCACCCCCCGACGCCGCTTCATCCTGGCCGACACCCCCGGACATGTGCAGTACACCCGGAACATGGTCACCGGCGCCTCCACCGCGGAGCTGACGGTGATCCTCGTCGACGCCCGCAACGGCGTCGTCGAGCAGACCCGCCGCCACGCCGCCATCGCCGCCCTGCTCCGCGTCCCGCACGTGGTGCTGGCGGTGAACAAGATGGACCTGGTGGGCTACCGGGAGCCGGTGTTCGCGGCCATCGCGAAGGAGTTCACGGCGTACGCGACGGAGCTGGGCGTCCCCGAGGTCACGGCCGTCCCGATCTCCGCGCTGGCCGGGGACAACGTGGTGGAACCCTCCGCGGTCATGGACTGGTACGGCGGACCCACCGTCCTCGAACACCTGGAGACCGTCCCGGTCAGCCACGACCTGGCGCACTGCCACGCCCGGCTGCCCGTGCAGTACGTGATCCGGCCGCAGACCGCCGAGCACCCCGACTACCGCGGGTACGCCGGGCAGATCGCCGCGGGCTCCTTCCGCGTCGGTGAGGAGGTCACCGTGCTGCCCTCCGGGCGCACCTCGCGGATCTCCGGCATCGACCTGCTGGGCGAACCGGTCGAGGCGGCCTGGACGACGCAGTCGGTGACGGTGCTGCTGGAGGACGACATCGACGTCTCGCGCGGCGACCTGATCGTGCCGAGCCAGGACGCGCCGGCCACCACCCAGGACGTCGAGGCGACCGTCTGCCATGTGGCCGACGCCCCGCTGACCGTCGGCCACCGGGTGCTGCTCAAGCACGGCACCCGCACGGTCAAGGCGATCGTCAAGGACATCCCGTCCCGGCTCACCCTGGACGACCTGTCGCTGCACCCGCACCCGGGGCAGCTCGCCGCCAACGACATCGGCCGGGTCAAGATCCGCACCGCCGAGCCCCTGCCGGTCGACTCCTACGCCGACTCGCGCCGCACCGGCTCCTTCATCCTGATCGACCCCGCCGACGGCACCACCCTGACCGCGGGCATGGTCGGCGAGTCGTTCGCCGCGCCCGACCCCGTCAAGGACGCCGCCGACGAGGGCGGCTGGGACTTCTGA